The Triplophysa rosa linkage group LG25, Trosa_1v2, whole genome shotgun sequence genome window below encodes:
- the ccnt2b gene encoding cyclin-T2b isoform X2 — MQQESPQRSASQCDIMMMFSAVRAEAGGMMAAVQRVGSKWLFTREQFENTPSRRCGVEPDRELSYRQQAANLVQDMGQRLNVSQLTINTAIVYMHRFYMLNSFTKFHRNVISPTTLFLAAKVEEQPRKLEHVIKVVHACLNPNDPPLDTKSNAYLQQAQELVLLETIVLQTLGFEITIEHPHTDVVRCSQLVRASKDLAQTSYFMATNSLHLTTFCLQHKPTVVACVCIHLACKWSNWEIPVSSDEKHWWEYVDRTVTLQLLDDLTNEFLQILEKTPSKLKRIRNWRVPSLNQDSSLMASLCDLGAGVYSEPSTSFPLDTGLMTLNGLSTLQSSSFSFPAPIAQSTDAYLALQGAPVSKHGHGAAPLGPQKLTLEKYREKHAAELEQKRRHEDEGEPHRKHGHLSSDASSSRVKYSQVQERPSKSGSLKRRHPDSAENGLASQEELKMKIKVSSESSKGRHSPRSGREKHREHSLHKSRSDSSHGSHHHHHHHHHSSKTHRSSKSHSSSAPVNQALGHAHLTKIDRRPGEGQSSEGNAALINNGPHMDYEDTFNMLDSLLNAHNF; from the exons ATGCAGCAGGAGTCGCCGCAGCGCTCGGCGTCACAGTGTGACATTATGATGATGTTCAGCGCGGTGCGGGCGGAAGCGGGTGGGATGATGGCGGCGGTGCAGCGGGTCGGTAGTAAATGGCTCTTCACCCGAGAACAGTTCGAAAACACGCCATCCCGCCGCTGCGGAGTCGAGCCCGACCGGGAGCTCTCGTACCGACAGCAAGCCGCCAACCTCGTCCAGGACATGGGACAGAGATTAAACGT GTCCCAGCTTACAATCAACACGGCGATCGTCTATATGCACAGATTTTACATGCTTAATTCCTTTACAAAATTCCATAGAAAT GTTATCTCTCCCACTACACTGTTTTTGGCTGCTAAAGTGGAGGAGCAGCCGAGGAAACTTGAACATGTCATTAAAGTAGTGCACGCGTGTCTGAACCCTAATGACCCTCCACTGGATACTAAGAGCAAT GCGTACCTCCAGCAAGCCCAAGAGTTGGTGCTGTTGGAGACCATAGTCCTGCAGACGCTCG GATTTGAAATAACGATAGAGCATCCACACACAGATGTGGTGAGATGTTCCCAGCTAGTGCGAG CGAGCAAGGACTTGGCCCAGACATCCTATTTCATGGCTACCAACAG TCTTCACCTGACCACCTTCTGCCTGCAACACAAACCCACAGTGGTGGCCTGTGTCTGCATTCACCTGGCGTGCAAATGGTCCAACTGGGAGATTCCGGTCTCTTCAGATGAAAAACATTGGTGGGAATATGTGGACCGGACCGTGACTCTACAGCTGCTTGATG acCTGACAAACGAGTTTCTTCAGATCCTGGAAAAGACGCCAAGCAAACTTAAAAGGATTCGTAACTGGCGG GTGCCTTCTCTGAACCAGGATAGCTCATTGATGGCGAGTTTGTGCGACCTCGGAGCTGGTGTGTATTCTGAACCGTCCACCTCCTTCCCATTGGACACGGGATTGATGACTCTCAACGGCCTGTCGACCCTGCAGAGTTCCTCTTTTAGCTTTCCCGCACCGATCGCCCAGAGCACTGACGCTTACTTGGCGCTCCAGGGGGCGCCGGTGAGCAAACACGGACATGGCGCGGCACCCCTCGGCCCGCAGAAACTCACTCTAGAGAAATACAGAGAAAAGCACGCGGCGGAATTGGAACAGAAACGGCGACATGAAGACGAGGGCGAACCGCATCGGAAACACGGCCATTTGTCGTCCGATGCCTCGTCGTCCAGGGTTAAGTATTCTCAAGTACAAGAGCGACCGTCGAAGAGCGGGTCACTCAAGCGGCGTCACCCTGACTCGGCAGAAAACGGTTTGGCCAGTCAGGAGGAGCTGAAGATGAAGATCAAGGTTTCGTCCGAAAGCAGCAAGGGTCGACACAGTCCGCGCTCCGGCCGCGAGAAACATCGCGAGCATTCCTTGCACAAATCGCGAAGCGACTCGTCACACGGTAGCCACCACCAccatcaccaccaccaccatTCATCCAAAACTCACAGATCTTCCAAGAGCCACTCCTCTTCTGCGCCTGTCAATCAAGCGCTAGGCCACGCCCACTTGACGAAGATTGACAGGAGGCCAGGTGAGGGGCAGAGTTCCGAGGGCAATGCTGCTTTAATTAATAACGGTCCACACATGGATTACGAAGACACTTTTAATATGCTCGATTCCCTATTAAATGCACACAACTTCTAA
- the ccnt2b gene encoding cyclin-T2b isoform X1: protein MQQESPQRSASQCDIMMMFSAVRAEAGGMMAAVQRVGSKWLFTREQFENTPSRRCGVEPDRELSYRQQAANLVQDMGQRLNVSQLTINTAIVYMHRFYMLNSFTKFHRNVISPTTLFLAAKVEEQPRKLEHVIKVVHACLNPNDPPLDTKSNAYLQQAQELVLLETIVLQTLGFEITIEHPHTDVVRCSQLVRASKDLAQTSYFMATNSLHLTTFCLQHKPTVVACVCIHLACKWSNWEIPVSSDEKHWWEYVDRTVTLQLLDDLTNEFLQILEKTPSKLKRIRNWRANQAAKKPKLDNQSMDGSFQVPSLNQDSSLMASLCDLGAGVYSEPSTSFPLDTGLMTLNGLSTLQSSSFSFPAPIAQSTDAYLALQGAPVSKHGHGAAPLGPQKLTLEKYREKHAAELEQKRRHEDEGEPHRKHGHLSSDASSSRVKYSQVQERPSKSGSLKRRHPDSAENGLASQEELKMKIKVSSESSKGRHSPRSGREKHREHSLHKSRSDSSHGSHHHHHHHHHSSKTHRSSKSHSSSAPVNQALGHAHLTKIDRRPGEGQSSEGNAALINNGPHMDYEDTFNMLDSLLNAHNF from the exons ATGCAGCAGGAGTCGCCGCAGCGCTCGGCGTCACAGTGTGACATTATGATGATGTTCAGCGCGGTGCGGGCGGAAGCGGGTGGGATGATGGCGGCGGTGCAGCGGGTCGGTAGTAAATGGCTCTTCACCCGAGAACAGTTCGAAAACACGCCATCCCGCCGCTGCGGAGTCGAGCCCGACCGGGAGCTCTCGTACCGACAGCAAGCCGCCAACCTCGTCCAGGACATGGGACAGAGATTAAACGT GTCCCAGCTTACAATCAACACGGCGATCGTCTATATGCACAGATTTTACATGCTTAATTCCTTTACAAAATTCCATAGAAAT GTTATCTCTCCCACTACACTGTTTTTGGCTGCTAAAGTGGAGGAGCAGCCGAGGAAACTTGAACATGTCATTAAAGTAGTGCACGCGTGTCTGAACCCTAATGACCCTCCACTGGATACTAAGAGCAAT GCGTACCTCCAGCAAGCCCAAGAGTTGGTGCTGTTGGAGACCATAGTCCTGCAGACGCTCG GATTTGAAATAACGATAGAGCATCCACACACAGATGTGGTGAGATGTTCCCAGCTAGTGCGAG CGAGCAAGGACTTGGCCCAGACATCCTATTTCATGGCTACCAACAG TCTTCACCTGACCACCTTCTGCCTGCAACACAAACCCACAGTGGTGGCCTGTGTCTGCATTCACCTGGCGTGCAAATGGTCCAACTGGGAGATTCCGGTCTCTTCAGATGAAAAACATTGGTGGGAATATGTGGACCGGACCGTGACTCTACAGCTGCTTGATG acCTGACAAACGAGTTTCTTCAGATCCTGGAAAAGACGCCAAGCAAACTTAAAAGGATTCGTAACTGGCGG GCCAATCAAGCTGCCAAGAAGCCAAAACTTGACAACCAATCAATGGACGGTTCCTTTCAGGTGCCTTCTCTGAACCAGGATAGCTCATTGATGGCGAGTTTGTGCGACCTCGGAGCTGGTGTGTATTCTGAACCGTCCACCTCCTTCCCATTGGACACGGGATTGATGACTCTCAACGGCCTGTCGACCCTGCAGAGTTCCTCTTTTAGCTTTCCCGCACCGATCGCCCAGAGCACTGACGCTTACTTGGCGCTCCAGGGGGCGCCGGTGAGCAAACACGGACATGGCGCGGCACCCCTCGGCCCGCAGAAACTCACTCTAGAGAAATACAGAGAAAAGCACGCGGCGGAATTGGAACAGAAACGGCGACATGAAGACGAGGGCGAACCGCATCGGAAACACGGCCATTTGTCGTCCGATGCCTCGTCGTCCAGGGTTAAGTATTCTCAAGTACAAGAGCGACCGTCGAAGAGCGGGTCACTCAAGCGGCGTCACCCTGACTCGGCAGAAAACGGTTTGGCCAGTCAGGAGGAGCTGAAGATGAAGATCAAGGTTTCGTCCGAAAGCAGCAAGGGTCGACACAGTCCGCGCTCCGGCCGCGAGAAACATCGCGAGCATTCCTTGCACAAATCGCGAAGCGACTCGTCACACGGTAGCCACCACCAccatcaccaccaccaccatTCATCCAAAACTCACAGATCTTCCAAGAGCCACTCCTCTTCTGCGCCTGTCAATCAAGCGCTAGGCCACGCCCACTTGACGAAGATTGACAGGAGGCCAGGTGAGGGGCAGAGTTCCGAGGGCAATGCTGCTTTAATTAATAACGGTCCACACATGGATTACGAAGACACTTTTAATATGCTCGATTCCCTATTAAATGCACACAACTTCTAA